A single window of Rhodospirillaceae bacterium DNA harbors:
- a CDS encoding site-specific DNA-methyltransferase, with protein MQLTSATYALDQIHQADCIEAMAKLPEKSIDMIFADPPYNLQLQGELRRPDDSQVDGVTEEWDQFSSFQAYDDFTRSWLKVCRRLLKDEGTIWVIGSYHNIFRVGFIMMDLGFWILNDVIWHKTNPMPNFRGTRFQSATETMIWAKKSISQKKYYFNYRAMKNLNDDKQMQNVWHIPICQGGERQRINGRKAHPTQKPEQLLYRVIAAATKPGHIILDPFMGTGTTAVVAKKMARRFIGFEQDAHYVEIARQRLSSVRIDPASIELLETRNRRDQPRVKFGSLIESGLLSIGQTLYCQNGRYEASVKADGTLLTSEGTLSIHRAAAKLQGKNSSNGWDFWHIRHIDGNLYSIDQLRQSYLARQLTLPGM; from the coding sequence ATGCAATTAACGTCAGCAACTTATGCGCTTGATCAGATCCATCAAGCGGATTGTATTGAAGCCATGGCTAAATTGCCGGAAAAATCAATTGATATGATTTTTGCTGACCCCCCTTATAATTTACAGTTACAAGGGGAATTGCGCCGGCCGGATGATAGCCAGGTGGATGGGGTAACTGAGGAGTGGGACCAGTTTTCCTCATTCCAGGCCTATGATGATTTCACGCGTTCCTGGTTAAAGGTCTGTCGTCGTTTATTAAAAGATGAGGGTACCATCTGGGTGATTGGCAGTTACCATAATATATTCCGGGTCGGTTTTATCATGATGGATTTAGGTTTTTGGATACTAAATGATGTTATTTGGCATAAAACCAATCCGATGCCTAATTTTCGGGGCACCCGTTTCCAAAGCGCTACCGAAACCATGATCTGGGCCAAAAAATCGATCAGCCAGAAAAAATATTATTTCAATTATCGCGCCATGAAAAATTTAAACGATGATAAGCAAATGCAAAATGTATGGCATATCCCCATTTGCCAAGGGGGCGAGCGGCAAAGAATTAACGGTCGTAAAGCGCACCCCACCCAAAAACCAGAGCAATTGCTATACCGGGTGATTGCGGCGGCAACCAAGCCCGGTCATATTATCTTAGATCCTTTTATGGGGACGGGGACAACCGCCGTCGTTGCCAAAAAAATGGCCCGTCGTTTTATCGGTTTTGAACAAGATGCCCATTATGTGGAAATTGCGAGGCAGCGGTTAAGTTCTGTACGTATAGATCCTGCATCCATTGAATTATTAGAAACTAGGAACCGCCGAGACCAGCCGCGGGTTAAATTTGGCTCACTCATTGAAAGTGGCTTATTAAGCATCGGCCAAACATTATATTGTCAAAATGGACGGTATGAAGCCTCGGTTAAAGCGGACGGTACATTGTTGACTAGTGAGGGTACTTTATCCATCCACCGGGCTGCCGCCAAGTTACAAGGAAAAAATTCCTCAAATGGCTGGGATTTTTGGCATATCCGCCACATCGATGGCAATTTATATTCGATTGATCAATTGCGGCAAAGCTATTTGGCACGCCAATTAACCCTGCCTGGCATGTGA
- the rpsK gene encoding 30S ribosomal protein S11: MSKAAAAPRLRRKERKNIGAGVAHVNASFNNTVITITDLQGNTVAWSSAGGEGFKGSRKSTPYAAQMAADTVAKKAKEHGVTSLEVEVIGPGSGRESALRALQAAGFVISSIRDITPVPHNGCRPPKRRRV; encoded by the coding sequence ATGTCTAAAGCAGCTGCTGCCCCACGCTTGCGTCGTAAGGAAAGAAAAAACATTGGTGCCGGTGTCGCCCATGTGAATGCGAGTTTTAACAATACTGTTATTACTATTACTGATTTACAGGGCAATACAGTTGCCTGGTCGTCTGCAGGTGGGGAAGGTTTCAAAGGATCGCGGAAATCAACGCCCTATGCCGCCCAGATGGCTGCCGATACAGTTGCAAAAAAAGCGAAAGAGCATGGCGTAACTTCCTTGGAAGTTGAGGTCATCGGACCTGGTTCTGGTCGTGAATCAGCTTTGCGTGCTTTGCAAGCTGCTGGTTTTGTCATTAGTTCGATTCGTGACATAACTCCTGTGCCTCACAACGGTTGCCGCCCACCGAAGCGCCGCCGCGTATAG
- a CDS encoding adenylate kinase, translated as MIVVLLGPPGAGKGTQAKCLEETMGLVQLSTGDMLRKEVSLGSSLGKQVKQAMDEGKLISDEILIAMIKKELQVSRKGFVFDGFPRTLVQAKSLDEMLGAQKKSVNAVIELLIQEDILVQRIAGRFQCKNCGAAYHEQNKLPVHQGICDVCKGKEFTKRKDDNAETVRARLQIYQQQIGQILPFYQSQKKLYRVDAMQKPGEVNQQILKIVKSLESKPSTTQILH; from the coding sequence ATGATTGTGGTGTTGTTAGGTCCCCCTGGTGCTGGCAAAGGAACCCAAGCTAAATGTTTGGAAGAAACAATGGGTTTGGTGCAATTGTCTACAGGTGACATGCTGCGAAAAGAAGTGAGCCTGGGTAGCTCGTTAGGCAAGCAAGTGAAGCAGGCTATGGATGAGGGGAAATTAATCTCTGACGAAATCTTGATCGCTATGATTAAAAAAGAATTACAAGTCAGTCGGAAAGGGTTTGTCTTCGATGGGTTTCCCCGCACTTTAGTCCAGGCAAAGTCTTTAGATGAAATGTTGGGGGCACAAAAAAAATCTGTAAATGCCGTGATTGAGCTGTTGATCCAAGAGGACATTCTGGTACAAAGGATTGCTGGCCGGTTTCAATGTAAGAATTGCGGCGCTGCTTATCATGAACAGAATAAGCTGCCTGTACATCAGGGTATATGTGATGTTTGTAAGGGGAAAGAATTTACCAAAAGAAAAGATGATAATGCGGAAACTGTTCGTGCCAGATTGCAGATTTATCAGCAGCAGATAGGGCAAATTCTGCCTTTCTACCAGAGCCAAAAAAAATTATACCGGGTAGATGCAATGCAAAAGCCAGGTGAAGTCAACCAACAAATTCTAAAAATAGTTAAATCTTTAGAAAGTAAACCGTCAACCACGCAGATTCTTCATTGA
- a CDS encoding PQQ-binding-like beta-propeller repeat protein — MRSNGSSKVRQYIWSMSVILCFWPIQSSMSQTPQVLAIPELAVDKSYQADNCKFIGEHANLAWVCLMTEKLKMQARLPRHHIRVIFWDIYGGKNRQVFLGQQEWAEQNLQNILAISSKGLLLAAANQTQDRIVAFDAAGKKIVWQVKSLEHAFRTVPTSDGGFILLELKHGQNWDKDGFSLHKFDAQGKRIWQYDDSQITGFLAAIKAKQNMAGIQISKNLIIGPDNRVVIFGKAWQPQKGNPNGVMGSFVLCLDASGKKTGQGFFEGRDWQQAVFNSSGQLVFLDQIIMYDTDWLRLTMLNQQCQKTSERIYAGWIPGNPAQDDAPMVVHQPLMLPVNLSDKGLWVVYPAWQEQPQVDGSKDRAKIYRAELMGALLADNGKVGKIISLVDKNSLISCRYEFLDDWSSLKPLFQEGIKISVTQTNQGYVIGIFAPESGVCNILTDRAHPLAEQDRSLFIVWPFKK; from the coding sequence ATGCGGTCGAATGGTTCTAGTAAGGTTCGGCAATATATATGGTCCATGTCAGTTATTTTATGCTTTTGGCCCATTCAATCGAGTATGAGTCAAACTCCCCAGGTTTTAGCAATTCCTGAACTGGCGGTAGACAAATCTTATCAAGCGGACAATTGTAAATTTATTGGCGAACACGCAAACTTAGCGTGGGTTTGCCTGATGACGGAAAAGCTTAAAATGCAAGCACGGCTTCCGCGCCATCATATCCGTGTTATTTTTTGGGATATATATGGCGGCAAAAACCGGCAGGTATTTTTAGGCCAGCAAGAATGGGCAGAACAAAATTTACAAAATATCTTAGCCATTTCAAGCAAAGGACTATTATTGGCTGCCGCTAATCAAACTCAAGACCGTATTGTTGCCTTCGATGCTGCCGGGAAAAAAATTGTTTGGCAGGTGAAATCTTTAGAGCATGCGTTTCGGACAGTCCCCACATCGGACGGGGGTTTTATCCTTTTGGAATTGAAGCATGGCCAAAATTGGGATAAGGATGGCTTCAGCCTCCATAAATTTGATGCCCAGGGTAAAAGAATTTGGCAATATGACGATAGCCAAATCACGGGGTTCTTGGCGGCAATCAAAGCCAAGCAGAATATGGCGGGAATACAGATAAGCAAAAACCTGATTATCGGGCCTGATAACCGGGTGGTTATCTTCGGTAAGGCTTGGCAACCGCAAAAAGGCAATCCGAACGGGGTGATGGGTTCATTCGTCTTATGCCTGGATGCAAGTGGCAAAAAAACCGGGCAAGGTTTTTTTGAAGGACGCGATTGGCAGCAAGCCGTATTCAATTCTTCCGGCCAATTGGTTTTCCTGGATCAAATTATCATGTATGACACCGATTGGTTGCGTTTAACCATGCTGAACCAACAATGTCAGAAAACCAGCGAAAGAATCTATGCTGGCTGGATACCAGGCAATCCGGCGCAGGACGATGCCCCCATGGTTGTTCATCAGCCGCTGATGTTGCCAGTCAATTTATCTGATAAAGGCCTATGGGTGGTTTACCCTGCCTGGCAAGAGCAACCGCAAGTGGATGGCTCAAAAGATCGGGCCAAAATATACCGTGCCGAGCTGATGGGGGCTTTACTCGCAGATAATGGCAAAGTAGGTAAAATTATTTCTTTAGTGGACAAAAATTCTTTAATCTCCTGCCGATATGAGTTCCTGGATGATTGGAGCAGCTTAAAACCTTTATTCCAAGAAGGGATAAAAATAAGCGTGACCCAAACTAATCAAGGATATGTGATTGGAATTTTTGCGCCGGAATCAGGAGTTTGCAATATCTTAACTGACCGTGCGCATCCCTTAGCAGAACAAGATAGATCATTATTTATTGTATGGCCGTTTAAAAAATAG
- the gstA gene encoding glutathione transferase GstA — translation MKLYYSPGACSLAPHILLQESKAKYTLEKVDLKTKITEKGEDFKKINPKGYVPTLQLDNGEVLTEGPAIMQYIADQAPTSKLAPAAGTMARYRLQEWLNFITSEIHKGFSPLFNPAVPDAYKTMVKENLGKRFDYLSDKLTKNNFLMGNDFTAPDAYLYTTLTWSGYVGIDLNRWPSLQAFVKRVGDRPAVKAAHTAEKSK, via the coding sequence ATGAAACTATATTACAGTCCCGGTGCCTGTTCTTTAGCACCGCACATCTTACTGCAGGAAAGCAAAGCAAAATATACCTTGGAAAAGGTTGACCTGAAAACCAAAATCACCGAAAAAGGCGAAGATTTTAAGAAAATCAACCCAAAGGGTTATGTTCCAACCCTGCAATTAGATAATGGCGAGGTTTTAACCGAAGGCCCTGCCATTATGCAATATATTGCCGATCAGGCCCCAACCAGCAAATTAGCCCCAGCCGCAGGAACGATGGCACGCTACCGTTTACAAGAATGGCTGAATTTTATCACCTCCGAAATTCATAAGGGTTTTTCCCCGTTATTTAACCCAGCCGTTCCCGATGCTTATAAAACAATGGTCAAGGAAAATTTAGGGAAGCGTTTTGACTATCTCAGTGACAAATTAACCAAAAACAACTTTTTAATGGGCAATGATTTCACAGCACCTGATGCCTATTTATATACCACTTTAACATGGTCAGGCTATGTTGGCATAGACCTAAACCGCTGGCCATCTTTACAAGCTTTTGTAAAACGGGTTGGTGATCGGCCCGCTGTAAAAGCAGCGCACACAGCTGAAAAATCCAAATAA
- a CDS encoding DNA-directed RNA polymerase subunit alpha: protein MKSFSAIQKNWTELKKPEKLSITPGPDATKEATIVAEPLERGFGLTLGNALRRILLSSLQGAAITRFQIEGILHEFSSIPGVREDVTDIILNIKSIALRMHGEGPKRMRLRADKAGEVTARAIETGHDIVIMNPDLVICTLDQGAKIALEFTVENGKGYVSATQNRPEDTVLGLIPVDALFSPVRKVTYKVDNTRVGQQTDYDKLTMQIETNGTISPEDALARAAYILKDQVQLFINFDEPKPVQVDNRPAEPSFNRNLLRRVDELELSVRSANCLKNDNIVYIGDLVQKSETEMLRTPNFGRKSLNEIKEVLGQMGLHLGMQIPNWPPENIEEMAKKLEEPF, encoded by the coding sequence ATGAAGTCTTTTTCCGCTATCCAGAAAAATTGGACAGAGCTTAAGAAGCCTGAAAAATTGAGTATTACCCCAGGTCCTGATGCAACGAAGGAAGCGACCATTGTTGCCGAACCTTTAGAAAGAGGGTTCGGTCTTACCTTAGGTAATGCGCTGCGCCGCATATTGCTTTCATCTTTGCAAGGTGCTGCCATCACTAGATTTCAGATTGAAGGCATTTTGCATGAATTTTCTTCTATTCCGGGTGTACGCGAAGATGTAACCGATATTATCCTGAATATTAAATCCATTGCTTTAAGAATGCATGGCGAGGGCCCTAAACGGATGCGTTTGCGTGCGGACAAGGCTGGTGAAGTCACTGCCCGTGCAATTGAAACCGGCCATGATATTGTCATTATGAACCCGGATTTGGTAATCTGCACTTTAGATCAAGGGGCAAAAATTGCCCTAGAATTTACCGTTGAAAATGGTAAAGGTTATGTATCTGCCACCCAAAATCGCCCGGAAGATACAGTGTTGGGGTTGATCCCGGTAGACGCGCTGTTTAGCCCTGTCCGCAAAGTTACTTATAAAGTGGATAATACCCGTGTTGGCCAACAAACAGATTATGATAAGCTGACGATGCAAATTGAAACCAATGGCACCATTTCTCCGGAAGATGCGTTGGCACGCGCAGCTTATATTTTGAAAGACCAAGTGCAGCTTTTCATCAATTTTGATGAACCAAAGCCTGTCCAAGTTGATAACCGTCCGGCGGAGCCATCGTTTAACCGTAATTTATTGCGGCGCGTGGATGAGCTTGAGCTTTCTGTCCGTTCAGCCAATTGCTTAAAGAACGATAATATCGTTTATATTGGCGATTTGGTGCAAAAAAGTGAAACAGAAATGCTGCGCACCCCTAATTTTGGGCGTAAGTCTTTAAATGAAATTAAAGAAGTGTTAGGGCAAATGGGACTGCATTTGGGAATGCAGATCCCGAATTGGCCGCCAGAAAATATTGAAGAAATGGCTAAAAAATTAGAAGAGCCATTTTAA
- the secY gene encoding preprotein translocase subunit SecY: MASAAEQLASNINLGAFGKAKELKKRIWFTLGALLVYRLGTYIPLPGIDTNAFSSVLQQNSGGIFGIFNLFSGGALQRMTIFALNIMPYISASIIVQLLTAVLPRWEALKKEGEAGRRKLNQYTRLGTVVLAALQGFGIVTFIESMRTQGGASIVLDPGLFFRVSVIVTLVGATMFLMWLGEQITARGIGNGISLIIFAGIVANFPSAIANLFSLARAGSIKFLGSPTLALLMTLAFIGLVVLIVVFFERAQRRLVIQYPKRQVGNKVLGGDNSHLPLRLNTAGVIPPIFASSLLLLPISIFQFSASGQGGMLAWLQNNLNHGTWLYIALYLLLILFFAFFYTAIVFNPEETADNLKKNGGFIPGIRPGKATAEYIDYVLTRLTVLGALYLAFICVLPEIVIADSSLPFYFGGTSLLIIVSVTIDTVGQIHSHLLANQYEGLIRKSKLKGSRG, encoded by the coding sequence ATGGCTTCTGCTGCCGAACAACTTGCTTCAAATATAAATTTAGGCGCCTTTGGTAAAGCTAAGGAATTAAAGAAGCGCATTTGGTTTACCTTAGGCGCTTTGTTAGTTTATCGGTTGGGTACATATATCCCATTGCCGGGAATAGATACCAACGCTTTTTCTAGTGTTTTGCAGCAAAATTCGGGTGGTATATTCGGTATTTTTAACTTGTTTAGTGGCGGTGCTTTACAGCGGATGACCATATTTGCTTTGAACATTATGCCCTATATTTCTGCCTCTATTATTGTCCAATTGTTGACGGCCGTGTTACCGCGCTGGGAAGCCTTAAAAAAGGAAGGGGAAGCGGGCCGTAGAAAACTAAATCAATATACCCGGTTGGGGACTGTTGTTCTGGCTGCCTTGCAAGGGTTTGGTATCGTAACTTTTATCGAAAGCATGAGAACCCAAGGCGGTGCCTCAATTGTGCTTGATCCAGGTTTGTTCTTCCGTGTTAGTGTGATTGTTACCTTGGTGGGCGCCACCATGTTTTTAATGTGGTTGGGGGAACAGATTACGGCCCGTGGTATCGGCAATGGCATATCCTTGATTATTTTTGCAGGTATTGTTGCAAATTTCCCCTCTGCTATTGCTAACCTTTTCAGTTTGGCGCGCGCCGGTTCCATAAAATTTTTGGGTAGCCCAACATTGGCTTTATTAATGACACTGGCATTTATTGGGTTGGTTGTGTTAATCGTAGTGTTTTTTGAACGTGCCCAGCGTCGTCTGGTTATTCAGTACCCTAAGCGCCAAGTAGGTAATAAGGTTTTAGGCGGCGATAATTCGCATCTTCCTTTAAGGTTGAATACGGCTGGCGTTATTCCACCGATTTTTGCAAGTTCTTTATTACTATTGCCGATCAGTATTTTCCAATTTTCTGCTTCAGGCCAAGGTGGTATGCTGGCGTGGTTGCAAAATAATTTGAACCATGGGACTTGGTTATATATTGCTTTATATTTGCTTTTGATTTTGTTTTTTGCTTTTTTCTATACAGCTATTGTTTTCAATCCTGAGGAAACTGCCGATAATTTGAAAAAAAACGGGGGCTTTATCCCTGGTATACGTCCTGGCAAAGCAACGGCTGAATATATTGACTATGTTTTGACAAGATTAACGGTTCTGGGCGCTCTTTATCTCGCCTTTATCTGTGTTTTACCGGAAATTGTTATCGCGGACAGCAGCTTACCTTTCTATTTTGGGGGCACTAGTTTATTGATTATTGTTTCTGTTACCATAGATACGGTGGGGCAAATACATTCGCACTTATTAGCCAATCAATATGAAGGATTGATCCGCAAGTCAAAATTAAAGGGATCACGCGGATGA
- the rplQ gene encoding 50S ribosomal protein L17 translates to MRHQMRGRKLNRTSTHRMAMFENMAVALLKHEQIKTTLPKAKDLRPFVEKLITLGKKGGLHARRQAISCLQDEGVVAKMFSTLADRYRERAGGYTRIVKAGFRYGDTADMAVIELVDRDPEAKGKDSGPTAEKQSEDTANA, encoded by the coding sequence ATGCGGCATCAAATGCGCGGGCGTAAATTAAACCGGACCAGTACCCATCGTATGGCGATGTTTGAAAACATGGCAGTTGCCTTGTTGAAGCATGAGCAGATTAAAACAACTTTGCCGAAGGCAAAGGATTTGCGGCCCTTTGTTGAAAAGCTTATCACGTTAGGTAAAAAAGGTGGATTACATGCCCGTCGTCAGGCAATATCCTGCCTGCAGGATGAGGGCGTGGTTGCCAAAATGTTTAGTACGTTGGCAGATCGTTATCGTGAACGCGCTGGCGGTTATACGCGCATTGTCAAAGCTGGTTTCCGCTATGGCGATACAGCGGATATGGCTGTTATCGAACTGGTTGACCGTGATCCTGAAGCAAAAGGCAAAGATTCTGGCCCCACTGCTGAAAAGCAGTCTGAAGATACTGCTAACGCTTAA
- the rpsM gene encoding 30S ribosomal protein S13 has translation MARIAGVNIPTQKRVHIALTYIYGIGRINSLEICEKVGIPIERRVHQLSDEDVLRIREVIDRDYRVEGDLRREISMNIKRLMDMACYRGLRHRKGLPVRGQRTKTNARTRKGPIKTVAGSKKSV, from the coding sequence GTGGCGCGTATCGCTGGTGTCAATATTCCCACTCAGAAGAGAGTGCATATTGCCCTAACCTATATTTACGGTATCGGTCGTATTAATTCCTTAGAAATTTGTGAAAAAGTCGGTATCCCTATTGAACGCCGTGTTCACCAATTGTCTGATGAAGATGTGCTGAGAATCAGAGAAGTCATCGACCGCGATTATCGCGTCGAGGGCGATTTGCGCCGCGAAATTTCTATGAATATCAAGCGCTTAATGGATATGGCTTGCTATAGAGGGTTGCGTCATCGCAAGGGATTGCCAGTGCGTGGACAACGAACAAAGACTAATGCTAGGACCCGTAAAGGACCGATTAAAACGGTTGCTGGTTCTAAGAAATCCGTTTAA
- a CDS encoding winged helix-turn-helix transcriptional regulator — MPLLPVDEKVVAVWIKLFRLERSLLNTVNQNLRKAGFPPLGWYDILWELKKTPTHRLRPLEIEQRVLLTQYNLSRLIDRMVKKSYVSRESCGNDKRGQWIVLTEQGKVLREQMWPIYAASIQQYLGLRLQVEEVKFLNDILTKLLVQEKAANGAS; from the coding sequence ATTCCGTTATTGCCAGTGGATGAAAAAGTGGTGGCCGTTTGGATTAAACTGTTTCGCTTGGAGCGAAGCTTGCTCAATACCGTCAACCAGAATCTGCGAAAAGCAGGCTTTCCGCCGCTTGGTTGGTATGATATTTTATGGGAATTAAAAAAAACTCCCACCCATAGATTGCGCCCCCTAGAAATTGAACAACGCGTGCTTTTAACGCAATATAATTTGTCGAGGCTGATTGATCGAATGGTAAAAAAAAGCTATGTCAGCCGCGAGTCCTGCGGTAATGACAAAAGAGGACAATGGATTGTTTTAACAGAGCAGGGAAAAGTCCTGCGAGAGCAGATGTGGCCAATTTATGCGGCTTCAATCCAGCAATATCTGGGTTTACGGCTGCAAGTAGAAGAGGTTAAATTTTTAAACGACATTTTAACAAAATTGCTGGTTCAAGAAAAAGCAGCCAACGGGGCTAGCTAA
- a CDS encoding helix-turn-helix transcriptional regulator: MNKNLPPLQKTLSQNLRRQRRGMGLSQEELAHRCGLHRTYIGSVERGERNITLNTLETLATALKTSVVHLLTFYEPQQMPEK; the protein is encoded by the coding sequence ATGAACAAAAACTTACCGCCATTACAAAAAACATTGTCCCAAAATTTGCGCCGCCAGCGCCGGGGTATGGGGTTATCACAAGAAGAACTAGCACATCGGTGCGGGTTGCACCGGACCTATATCGGATCGGTCGAACGCGGCGAAAGAAATATAACATTAAACACATTAGAGACACTAGCAACAGCTTTAAAAACATCGGTCGTTCATCTATTAACATTCTACGAACCCCAGCAGATGCCAGAAAAATAA